CACGATAAAAAGTTAAAGTGAAGCTTACTCTAGGCCCTCTCAACTCTCTTGAACACAGGGAGCTCATCGAGGTATATTAGATCACCCTCATACCAGGGACCCTCTATCCATATCGCGGCCTTGCAGGCGATTATGCCTTCAGCTCTCTCAATCAATCTCTCTAAGGCGGTGATAGTCCCTCCTGTCGAAACCACGTCGTCGATAATGCACACTCTCTTGCCTCTCACCCTATCCACATCCTCCTTAACCAGTATCAGGACTTGCTTGGCTTTAGTAGTGATAGAAGAACACTCCTCAATGAGGTAATCGGTCATATAAGCTTTCACCGATTTCCTAGCTATCACTAACCTCTTATGCCCGAGCCTCTTAGCTAACTCATAAGCGAATGCTATAGCCTTGGCTTCAGGCGTGACTAATATCTCGGGGTCGTATCGTTTAACCTTATCATGCATCAACTCGGCTGCGGCTTGTATGAACTCCATATCCCCGAGGATGAGATCCGCATTGGAAGCTATCCACAGATCCTCCGAGACTTGTATAACTGGAAGCTCTCTGACCACTCCACCTATATTGATAGTATGACTCTTCTGCCCTCTATACTCTAATACTCGTTTATTCATACCGAACTCACCAAGATGCTGTCGCAGTAGAGCAGAAGGGCTATTAGTAGGAGGCATCCGAAGGTGATAAGTAAATCCCTAGCCCTCAAAGGGCTGGATCTCTTACTGGTCAGCAGAGTGGGCCTGAGCTCCAAAGCCAGCACCATCTTCTCCGCGCTATCTATACTCCTAATTAGCAGCGGGAGGAGCAGGGGGATGTGCGATTTGACCCTCTTGATGAGGGAGCCCTTATCGAGTTCGAGGCCTCTTGAAGTGTGAGCTTCCTTAATTGATTTATAGTCTTCAGCGATTATATAGAGGGTTCTGAGAGCTAACGCTAGCACTGCAGTGACTACTGGCGGAACTCTCAATGAGTTCAGGGCTCTAACTATCTCCGTGGGCTTAACGGATATTAAGAAAGTCATCGATATCATTATGATCAAAAGCAACCTGATCGTCATGAATAAGCCTAGAGATAAATCGAATCCAGTTGATGCGTGGAATAAGGACCACTTGTTCAGGAAGGTCCAGAGGGGAAACGCTAGAAGGATGATGGGTATGAAGTTCCTCAGTCTTGAGAGCACTGATGCGAGGGAGCCTGTGAGCGCTAGGATGATCATAGATGAGACCAGTAATGAAATTAGAGAGTAGATGCTCTTGCATAAGAACGCTGAGGAGAACCATGCGGCAAATAGGAAGAGCTTAACCCTAGGATCCAACCCTATCCTGTAATACATTTACCCTCACCTCTGCCGATAGAGGCTCTATCCCCGCTTCCTCAACCAACCTATCATCGCTCAGGAGCTTCGATGGGTCCCCCTCCGCATATACAGTGCCATCCTTCAGTATAGCCAATCTATCCGCCACCGATAGTGTGAAGTCAGAATCGTGAGTCACTATTACGACTGTCTTACCGGAATTGGAGAGCTTCTCTATTACTTCCCTTATCTGCCTCAATGTATCCTCATCCTGACCTGTAGTGGGCTCATCGAAGACTATTATCTCGGGATTCATCGCTAGAACTGAAGCGGCATACAGCCTGATCTTCTCCCCCATGCTCAAGGAGCCCGGGCTATCGTCCTTCCTATCTAAGAGGCCCAGCATGCGCAAAGCTTCTGCGACTCTCTCCTCCCCAAACCCGAGATTCCTAGCACCGAAAGCGGCTTCATCCCAAACGGTCTCAGAGACGAAATACCTCTCCGGATTCTGGAAGACCATGCCCACGAATTTAGACATAGATGCCGGGCTGACGCTCCGAGTATCTATGCCCTTAACTATTACGGAGCCCCTCGAGGGTTTGAGGAGCCCGTTGATGTGCTTCATTAAGGTGGTCTTACCTGAACCGTTAGGCCCCATTATCGCGAAGACCTCGCCCTTCCTTATACTCAGCGTGATATCCTTCAGTACGTAATCTCTATCCTTATTATACCTGAAATGTACCCCTCTGAACTCAATTATGGGTCCTCCGTAATTACCATCGCACATTCTCGGGATCTTCGCTTCTCCGAATATCATATGATTTTCATAGCTCTGCCTCAGATGGACCACTCTATCTATCACATCCTCCAATCCCCTGAGTTTCCTAGTGAGCACAACGATCCCTTTTCCATCTTTTTTTAATAATTCTATCGTTTTAGCTATTATTCTTCTACCATTCCAATCAAGGTTAGCTAGAGGATCATCCATTACAATGTATTTAGGATCGGATAGCATCATGGAAGCTATGACTAACCTGTGCTTCAAACCTCCTGAGAGCTCGTGAGTATAGTAATCTCCGTACTTTTCCAGCCCGAAGAACTCTAAGATCCACTCAATATTCCCTTCCCCTCTGAGGCTTATCTCAAGATCCTCCTCTACTGTCAAGCCGAATATCTGCAACTCGTAATTCTGGAGGACTACACCAATCGAACTTATCCTCTCCCTTATTGAGCTGCCGGATAGATCCTCTCCATCGACCTTAATGCTCCCCCGCAAATCAGCGAATATCCTATTCGGGATTATCCCTGAGATGCAGTGAGCTAGAGTGGTCTTGCCTGAGCCCGATGGGCCCACTATCGCTAACGCCTCACCGGCTTTGACATAAAAAGATAGATCTTTGAGTATCCAGTCTGAGTTAGGATACCTGCAGCTTAAATTCATCACTTCTAGGGCCCTCAAAGCCTCCACTTAATCAGCCCCCTCTTGAGGAGAGGCGGCGTTATAGCACCCACCACTATGGGCGTCCCTATGAGTATCGGAGGTATATCGCTCAATATCAGGAGTACTACAGCCGCTCCGAATGGGGCCACGCCCACGAGATCGAACCCTATAGCGACTATCGGTACCATTACAATACCTGAGATCAAGCTGACTAAAGCCACCTTCAGCAATCCCCTCTTGGATAAAGAGTCATTCGGCTTGCAGAAGTACCCCGGAATCAAACCCGTCAAACCAACCCCTATCAAGTCGAAGATAGGCGTTGCGGGGTTGAAGTACCCACCTATTATGGCCCAGAGCGTGTTACCGAGGGCTCCGGCCACGAATCCCGTGATGGGGCCATAAAGTATACCGAAGACGCAAGGTAGGAATGCTAAGACACGCCAGTGTATAGCTCCGGGGATGAGAGGTATAGGAGCCGTTAATAGGAATCCGATAGCTGTGACGGCTGATGAAACGGCCATATATGTTACTGCTGTGAGTGCATCCGGTCTCCTGAACACAGCAGGGCTCTCCTGACTCATATGATGAGCTCTTACATCATTTATATAAAATTGACTGACAGGTACCTAGAAAATTAACAAGATCATGTAAGGCGCTTTTCATCTCCGGTCTCGGGAAGATTTCTCCCCGTCCCGTC
The sequence above is drawn from the Candidatus Korarchaeum cryptofilum OPF8 genome and encodes:
- a CDS encoding phosphoribosyltransferase family protein — encoded protein: MPPTNSPSALLRQHLGEFGMNKRVLEYRGQKSHTINIGGVVRELPVIQVSEDLWIASNADLILGDMEFIQAAAELMHDKVKRYDPEILVTPEAKAIAFAYELAKRLGHKRLVIARKSVKAYMTDYLIEECSSITTKAKQVLILVKEDVDRVRGKRVCIIDDVVSTGGTITALERLIERAEGIIACKAAIWIEGPWYEGDLIYLDELPVFKRVERA
- a CDS encoding energy-coupling factor transporter transmembrane component T family protein gives rise to the protein MYYRIGLDPRVKLFLFAAWFSSAFLCKSIYSLISLLVSSMIILALTGSLASVLSRLRNFIPIILLAFPLWTFLNKWSLFHASTGFDLSLGLFMTIRLLLIIMISMTFLISVKPTEIVRALNSLRVPPVVTAVLALALRTLYIIAEDYKSIKEAHTSRGLELDKGSLIKRVKSHIPLLLPLLIRSIDSAEKMVLALELRPTLLTSKRSSPLRARDLLITFGCLLLIALLLYCDSILVSSV
- a CDS encoding ABC transporter ATP-binding protein; this translates as MEALRALEVMNLSCRYPNSDWILKDLSFYVKAGEALAIVGPSGSGKTTLAHCISGIIPNRIFADLRGSIKVDGEDLSGSSIRERISSIGVVLQNYELQIFGLTVEEDLEISLRGEGNIEWILEFFGLEKYGDYYTHELSGGLKHRLVIASMMLSDPKYIVMDDPLANLDWNGRRIIAKTIELLKKDGKGIVVLTRKLRGLEDVIDRVVHLRQSYENHMIFGEAKIPRMCDGNYGGPIIEFRGVHFRYNKDRDYVLKDITLSIRKGEVFAIMGPNGSGKTTLMKHINGLLKPSRGSVIVKGIDTRSVSPASMSKFVGMVFQNPERYFVSETVWDEAAFGARNLGFGEERVAEALRMLGLLDRKDDSPGSLSMGEKIRLYAASVLAMNPEIIVFDEPTTGQDEDTLRQIREVIEKLSNSGKTVVIVTHDSDFTLSVADRLAILKDGTVYAEGDPSKLLSDDRLVEEAGIEPLSAEVRVNVLQDRVGS
- a CDS encoding ECF transporter S component, encoding MSQESPAVFRRPDALTAVTYMAVSSAVTAIGFLLTAPIPLIPGAIHWRVLAFLPCVFGILYGPITGFVAGALGNTLWAIIGGYFNPATPIFDLIGVGLTGLIPGYFCKPNDSLSKRGLLKVALVSLISGIVMVPIVAIGFDLVGVAPFGAAVVLLILSDIPPILIGTPIVVGAITPPLLKRGLIKWRL